From Mya arenaria isolate MELC-2E11 chromosome 1, ASM2691426v1, a single genomic window includes:
- the LOC128238712 gene encoding transmembrane protein 198-like translates to MESSDLPNLDLKGSSQESDVTSATYNVLVGNVTVMTESPTLNGSVRQCDVINTDYDITAAIICALCFLFGILYTFFGYRCFRVVMFLTGFLFGSILVYEICQEESTFSPLVSAGISLGAGALCGLLCMLVQYVGLFLTGFNFGNCIAISGFIVLEQFVHLRTLWIPIGVTVGIGIVCAFSTLKFQKSGTILGTSVFGGILMISCIDYFIEHFILMEYIKDRFKARDSLPLCWYSWVILGCWPFCFLVGAIAQWKITGQGYDHREATPTRRCREYCVKRTPRPREKPKEAPHQSRYRHLYQARRVKGDVISQNYIQTMQTKLSPSLHRMTPVPTEPGLGEPESTNTTLTQIPEV, encoded by the exons atggaaaGTTCAGACTTACCCAATCTGGATTTGAAGGGGTCTTCTCAAGAATCTGATGTGACATCAGCAACGTATAACGTGCTGGTTGGCAACGTGACAGTGATGACAGAATCCCCGACGTTAAATGGCAGCGTTAGACAGTGTGACGTTATTAATACTGACTACGATATTACGGCTGCAATTATATGTGCTCTATGCTTCTTGTTCGGAATTCTTTACACATTCTTTG GATATCGCTGTTTCCGGGTTGTGATGTTCCTCACTGGGTTTCTGTTCGGGTCCATTCTAGTCTACGAGATATGCCAGGAGGAGTCAACCTTCAGCCCTCTTGTTAGTGCTGGAATCTCACTCGGCGCTGGGGCTCTGTGTGGGCTGTTGTGTATGCTAGTGCAATATGTGGGCCTATTTCTCACGGGCTTCAACTTTGGAAACTGCATTGCCATCAGTGGTTTCATAGTTCTAGAACAGTTTGTTCATCTGCGTACGTTATGGATTCCTATCGGAGTAACAGTTGGTATAGGAATCGTGTGCGCATTTTCTACTCTAAAATTCCAGAAGTCAGGAACTATATTGGGAACAAGTGTATTCGGAGGAATTTTAATGATCTCATGTATTGACTATTTCATCGAGCATTTTATCTTGATGGAGTATATTAAGGACCGGTTTAAGGCGCGGGATTCGCTTCCTCTGTGCTGGTACTCGTGGGTGATTCTCGGATGTTGGCCATTCTGTTTCCTTGTCGGTGCAATCGCTCAGTGGAAAATTACGGGACAGGGATATGACCATAGAGAAG CTACCCCAACTCGCAGATGCCGTGAGTACTGTGTAAAGCGTACACCGCGGCCCCGGGAAAAGCCGAAGGAAGCCCCACATCAGTCACGTTATAGACATCTATACCAAGCTCGTAGAGTGAAAGGAGACGTCATCTCACAG aacTATATCCAGACAATGCAAACAAAGCTGTCACCGTCGTTGCATCGCATGACACCAGTACCCACTGAGCCTGGGCTTGGAGAACCAGAGAGCACAAACACCACCCTCACACAGATTCCAGAAGTCTGA